One window of Triticum dicoccoides isolate Atlit2015 ecotype Zavitan chromosome 5A, WEW_v2.0, whole genome shotgun sequence genomic DNA carries:
- the LOC119296936 gene encoding glutaredoxin-C1-like, whose protein sequence is MEQVTKLAGQRAVVIFGTSSCCMCHTVTSLLRDLGVNPMVVELDEDPRGKEMEKALVRLLGRNPAVPAVFIGGRLVGCTDKVMSLHLGGKLVPLLRNAGAVWV, encoded by the coding sequence ATGGAGCAGGTGACGAAGCTAGCGGGGCAACGGGCGGTGGTGATCTTCGGCACGAGCTCCTGCTGCATGTGCCATACGGTGACGAGCCTCCTCCGAGATCTCGGGGTGAACCCGATGGTGGTGGAACTAGACGAGGACCCTAGGGGGAAGGAGATGGAGAAGGCGCTGGTGCGGCTCCTCGGCCGGAACCCTGCTGTGCCGGCGGTGTTCATCGGCGGCAGGCTCGTCGGATGCACCGACAAGGTCATGTCCCTTCATCTCGGCGGCAAGCTTGTCCCACTGCTTCGTAATGCTGGTGCTGTATGGGTGTAG